A section of the Paralichthys olivaceus isolate ysfri-2021 chromosome 14, ASM2471397v2, whole genome shotgun sequence genome encodes:
- the washc2c gene encoding WASH complex subunit 2 isoform X5 encodes MSGLPEGMANGPSRSEHFENDAQIWERPWSLEEMRQSSASWSLAADSGLFLFLQDFSQRMLSKTHEIEKQLDSLIRDTKATDSCLHSVFNDFLMLSNTQFIENRVYDEEVEDSIPKPDALEKQPEQEKTREQKEAELIPKMQEAVNYGLKVLESAFEHLDIKAGNSDSEDEEATDRVEAILEPKDLYVDRPLPYLIGSQAFMEQEDVGLGDLSSDEMSVDSDRDSVIESEDGKEAVHSDEDFNQEEVEGHNNIKKKSSMLSYDDDDDDDDEDEDEDEDIFGDSDKDDDDDDTKNTGPSSFADELAARIKGEPVNKPEGDRASLASKKKSKVKKEAKPSKSQAAEDDSDDMFKPPKMDYDDDDDDDDEFSPFGGKSGLFSGGKGLFDDEDEGDLFSEAPKPFVSEKTKVMKESTKSTAQTAESAKPGKKIPAGAISIFPDSLFSSGKASDSVESKENGTQAPKTSAPSKAVPAGAVVAGGGLFDDEDDDLFNGKSQQKSDTAGKEKPKPKTTIDLFYEDDEDGDIFSDKHSVPVPAQSKKEAVVEQTKPPEKKMPAGAISMFGPGTKSLLSEGLKKRQPSTSEESEKSENGPKLDVGKTAVKLSPKPQTRGLFSDDDDEDTQVFPTIPRSQSKPEPTSQSKSNKASLSFFDDDEEEEDLFASASKSKPKPNQANASTLQPTNTVSSFLFSDDEDQWISSKSNATKPESNTVGIKPSASAPSSLPSAKTSQKSSLFDNDEEDDLFAPTKESSQKKPQRVSLLFEDEGDDDENKGSFFGNKPTVNTNTATPAAAKTPAATSQSSTQSQKSEEVKVSRTVAEDKSPQVEKLDAKTPELLPSAAALVVNREIKKKPAGAVSLFGGIDVLDNKKQKNLLDEHDSDDDFLSKASPPPLVKKEDKEDGKLKTKTFSLFEDENEDESTWTDPIFSKPTGRNTQKPTEERPQTKSTGVFQDEELLFSQTQQKDNDPDVDLFATSGKAASSKHSPVKPAADSLFADEDEDDLFSSTKPKAPPPIAEKPGKPTDRAPLASPESVLEIQANLKINPVALLPGAAPVKPGAINVLPGMGPSSSSGVSSSSLSPSPATTPVGPRMDTEGGVSFDTPIQVTILQSAHKSRAKGAIHRRPQSRTARQQAAQRSLGGEEETLSGEVPEPSGSVLPLPDKSSQTQASPTLPNSSALTALPTTSSVPPSLPEISPRPSVLTLSASADTEKKDSGKSILSTKVLLLPDEDDLFGSESLFEAPPVTNTPSTRETTKMIQPQASSGVGQKKDKDKSTFPSIFDDNTDDLFQKVKPRSTTKKAKSSPFLEDDDDDEDIFGVSNSSTPSSTSSREIKNSSSFSKQDIFQDEVATVPKVHKKHKEKTLDASLFDDDIDIFADLKDTYKPKQKSKTKGEAKSIFDDNMDEIFSPSTVKPVTKAPNKSKKTSPSQETSAAAADSSNIFDDPLNALGGN; translated from the exons ATGAGCGGCTTGCCGGAGGGAATGGCAAATGGCCCAAGCCGGAGTGAACACTTTGAGAATGATGCTCAGATTTGGGAGAGACCCTGGAGTCTTGAAGAAATGAGACAGAGCAGTGCCAGTTGGTCTTTAGCAGCTGATTCAGGA CTCTTCCTGTTTCTTCAAGACTTTTCCCAGAGGATGTTGTCAAAGACTCACGAGATTGAAAAGCAGTTGGACAGTCTGATCCGGGACACCAAGGCCACAGACAGCTGCCTGCACTCTGTCTTTAATGACTTTCTCATGCTCTCCAATACGCAGTTTAtagaaaat AGAGTATATGATGAAGAGGTGGAAGACAGTATACCGAAGCCTGATGCTTTGGAGAAACAGCCTGAACAG GAGAAGACTCGAGAGCAGAAAGAGGCAGAGCTGATCCCTAAGATGCAGGAAGCTGTGAATTATGGTCTTAAAGTACTGGAGTCAGCCTTTGAGCACCTGGACATTAAAGCAGGAAACTCTGACTCCGAGGACGAGGAGGCCACTGACAGAGTGGAGGCCATCCTTGAGCCAAAG gatCTTTATGTGGACAGGCCTCTTCCATACCTGATTGGTTCCCAGGCTTTCATGGAACAAGAGGACGTTGGACTTGGTGACCTCTCAAGTGATG AAATGTCAGTtgacagtgacagagacagtgtgATCGAGAGTGAAGATGGCAAAGAAGCAGTT CATTCAGATGAGGATTTTAATCAGGAGGAAGTTGAAGGTCACAATAATATTAAGAAG AAGTCGTCCATGTTGAgctatgatgatgatgatgatgatgatgatgaggatgaggacgaggacgaggacaTATTTGGAGACTCGGAcaaggatgatgatgatgacgacacAAAG AACACAGGCCCATCGTCCTTTGCTGATGAGCTGGCAGCTCGAATCAAAGGTGAACCAGTCAACAAACCAGAGGGGGATCGTGCAT CACTGGCATCTAAGAAGAAAAGTAAAGTCAAAAAAGAAGCAAAGCCTTCAAAGTCACAGG CAGCTGAGGACGACAGTGATGACATGTTTAAACCACCAAAGATGGATTAcgatgatgacgacgacgatgaCGACGAGTTCTCTCCATTTGGTGGAAAAAGTGGCCTCTTCAGTGGAGGGAAAGGCCTGtttgatgatgaggatgag GGTGATCTTTTCTCTGAGGCACCAAAACCTTTTGTGTCTGAAAAGAcaaaagtgatgaaagaaaGCACAAAAAGCACAGCTCAAACTGCAG AATCTGCTAAACCTGGAAAGAAGATTCCAGCAGGTGCCATTTCAATATTCCCAG ATAGCCTGTTCAGTTCAGGGAAGGCCTCTGATTCGGTGGAGAGCAAGGAGAATGGAACTCAAGCTCCCAAGACTAGTGCTCCTTCCAAAGCAGTTCCTGCAGGAGCTGTTGTTGCTGGAGGAGGGCTgtttgatgatgaagatgatgacctTTTCAATGGTAAAAGTCAGCAAAAATCTGATACTG CTGGCAAGGAGAAACCCAAACCCAAGACGACAATTGACCTTTTctatgaagatgatgaggatggCGACATATTCAGTGATAAGCATAGTGTACCAGTTCCAGCTCAGAGCAAGAAGGAGGCTGTCGTAGAGCAGACTAAACCTCCTGAGAAGAAG ATGCCAGCTGGGGCCATCTCCATGTTTGGTCCTGGGACTAAAAGCTTGCTCAGCGAGGGCCTGAAAAAGCGACAGCCATCGACCAGCGAGGAGTCTGAGAAGTCTGAG aatgGGCCCAAGCTGGATGTTGGAAAAACTGCTGTCAAGCTGTCTCCGAAACCGCAGACCAGAGGTCTCttctctgatgatgatgatgaagatacaCAA GTCTTTCCAACCATTCCTAGAAGTCAATCTAAACCTGAACCTACAAGTCAGAGCAAATCCAACAAggcctctttgtctttttttgatgatgatgaggaagaagag GATCTGTTTGCATCTGCATCTAAATCTAAACCAAAACCTAATCAAGCTAATGCCTCCACACTGCAGCCCACTAATACTGTGTCCAGCTTCCTCTTCAGCGATGATGAG GACCAGTGGATCAGTTCTAAAAGTAATGCTACAAAGCCCGAGTCCAACACAGTGGGGATAAAGCCCAGTGCCAGCGCCCCCTCCAGTCTCCCCAGTGCCAAAACATCTCAAAAGAGCAGCCTCTTTGACAACGATGAGGAGGATGATCTGTTTGCTCCAACAAAAGAGTCAAG TCAGAAAAAGCCTCAGAGAGTTTCTCTCTTGTTTGAAGAtgagggtgatgatgatgaaaataaaggtTCCTTCTTTGGCAATAAACCTactgtcaacacaaacactgcaactCCAGCTGCTGCTAAA ACACCTGCGGCCACCTCTCAGTCATCCACCCAATCACAGAAATCAGAGGAGGTCAAAGTTTCTCGGACGGTGGCAGAGGACAAATCTCCACAGGTGGAGAAGCTAGATGCAAAGACTCCTGAGCTActcccatcagcagcagcactggtGGTGAAtagggaaattaaaaagaagccCGCTGGAGCCGTCAGTCTCTTTGGAGGGATTGACGTTCTTGACAACAAGAAGCAAAAGAACCTTTTAGATGAACATGACAGTGATGACGACTTCCTCTCTAAAGCCAGCCCACCACCACTCGTTAAGAAGGAGGACAAGGAGGACGGGAAactcaaaacaaaaacctttagTCTCTTTGAAGATGAGAATGAAGATGAATCCACTTGGACTGATCCCATTTTCAGTAAACCCAcaggcagaaacacacagaag CCCACAGAAGAGCGTCCACAGACAAAGAGCACGGGTGTGTTCCAGGACGAGGAGCTGCTGTTCAGTCAGACGCAGCAGAAGGACAATGACCCAGATGTTGACCTCTTTGCCACCTCAGGGAAAGCTGCG AGCTCCAAGCACAGCCCAGTGAAGCCAGCAGCGGatagtctgtttgcagacgaggATGAGGATGACCTCTTCAGCTCCACCAAGCCAAAAGCTCCACCTCCG ATTGCAGAGAAACCCGGTAAACCTACTGATAGAGCTCCGCTGGCAAGCCCAGAATCTGTGTTAGAGATTCAG GCAAATCTGAAGATCAACCCTGTTGCATTGCTCCCTGGTGCTGCCCCCGTTAAGCCAGGGGCCATAAATGTTCTCCCTGGCATGGGTCCGAGCTCCTCCTCTGGGGTGTCCAGCTCCAGCCTGAGCCCCAGTCCTGCTACGACTCCTGTAGGACCCCGGATGGACACTGAGGGAGGAGTGAGCTTTGACACCCCGATCCAGGTTACGATACTGCAGAGCGCACATAAG AGTCGTGCCAAAGGTGCAATTCATCGCAGACCCCAGTCCAGAACGGCGAGACAGCAAGCTGCCCAGAGATCTCtggggggtgaggaggagaccCTGAGTGGAGAGGTTCCTGAACCATCTGGCTCAGTCTTACCCCTACCAGACAAATCCAGCCAGACGCAAGCCAGTCCAACACTACCTAACTCATCTGCACTTACAGCCTTGCCCACCACCTCATCTGTTCCACCTTCACTCCCTGAAATCTCTCCCAGACCCTCTGTACTGACGTTGTCAGCATCTGCAGACACTGAAAAGAAAGACTCTGGTAAGAGCATCCTCAGTACCAAGGTGTTGCTGTTGCCTGACGAGGATGACCTTTTTGGCTCCGAAAGTCTGTTTGAGGCCCCTCCAGTCACTAACACACCCTCCACCAGAGAAACTACCAAGATGATACAACCTCAGGCCAGTAGTGGGGTGGgacagaagaaagacaaagacaaaagcaCATTCCCATCAATTTTTGATGACAACACAGATGACCTTTTTCAAAAAGTCAAACCTAGGTCGACTACAAAGAAAGCTAAGTCGTCGCCCTTCTTAgaagatgacgatgatgacgagGACATCTTTGGAGTGAGCAACAGCTCCACTCCCTCATCCACCAGTAGTAGAGAAATCAAGAACAGCAGTAGTTTTTCAAAGCAGGACATCTTCCAG GATGAAGTAGCCACTGTGCCTAAAGTTCACAAGAAGCACAAAGAGAAGACCCTTGACGCCAGCTTGTTCGACGATGACATAGACATTTTTGCTGACCTTAAGGACACTTACAAACCGAAACAAAAATCCAAGACAAAGGGAGAGGCCAAGTCGATATTTGATGATAACATGg ATGAAATTTTCTCACCAAGCACAGTAAAACCAGTGACAAAGGCTCCTAATAAATCAAAGAAGACATCCCCATCACAGGAGaccagtgcagcagcagcagattccAGCAACATATTTGATGATCCACTTAATGCTCTTGGTGGGAACTGA
- the washc2c gene encoding WASH complex subunit 2 isoform X3 yields MSGLPEGMANGPSRSEHFENDAQIWERPWSLEEMRQSSASWSLAADSGLFLFLQDFSQRMLSKTHEIEKQLDSLIRDTKATDSCLHSVFNDFLMLSNTQFIENRVYDEEVEDSIPKPDALEKQPEQEKTREQKEAELIPKMQEAVNYGLKVLESAFEHLDIKAGNSDSEDEEATDRVEAILEPKDLYVDRPLPYLIGSQAFMEQEDVGLGDLSSDEMSVDSDRDSVIESEDGKEAVHSDEDFNQEEVEGHNNIKKKSSMLSYDDDDDDDDEDEDEDEDIFGDSDKDDDDDDTKNTGPSSFADELAARIKGEPVNKPEGDRASLASKKKSKVKKEAKPSKSQAAEDDSDDMFKPPKMDYDDDDDDDDEFSPFGGKSGLFSGGKGLFDDEDEGDLFSEAPKPFVSEKTKVMKESTKSTAQTAESAKPGKKIPAGAISIFPDSLFSSGKASDSVESKENGTQAPKTSAPSKAVPAGAVVAGGGLFDDEDDDLFNAGKEKPKPKTTIDLFYEDDEDGDIFSDKHSVPVPAQSKKEAVVEQTKPPEKKMPAGAISMFGPGTKSLLSEGLKKRQPSTSEESEKSENGPKLDVGKTAVKLSPKPQTRGLFSDDDDEDTQVFPTIPRSQSKPEPTSQSKSNKASLSFFDDDEEEEDLFASASKSKPKPNQANASTLQPTNTVSSFLFSDDEDQWISSKSNATKPESNTVGIKPSASAPSSLPSAKTSQKSSLFDNDEEDDLFAPTKESSQKKPQRVSLLFEDEGDDDENKGSFFGNKPTVNTNTATPAAAKTPAATSQSSTQSQKSEEVKVSRTVAEDKSPQVEKLDAKTPELLPSAAALVVNREIKKKPAGAVSLFGGIDVLDNKKQKNLLDEHDSDDDFLSKASPPPLVKKEDKEDGKLKTKTFSLFEDENEDESTWTDPIFSKPTGRNTQKPTEERPQTKSTGVFQDEELLFSQTQQKDNDPDVDLFATSGKAASSKHSPVKPAADSLFADEDEDDLFSSTKPKAPPPIAEKPGKPTDRAPLASPESVLEIQKPAPSPVKPKDSSSRIEKLQANLKINPVALLPGAAPVKPGAINVLPGMGPSSSSGVSSSSLSPSPATTPVGPRMDTEGGVSFDTPIQVTILQSAHKSRAKGAIHRRPQSRTARQQAAQRSLGGEEETLSGEVPEPSGSVLPLPDKSSQTQASPTLPNSSALTALPTTSSVPPSLPEISPRPSVLTLSASADTEKKDSGKSILSTKVLLLPDEDDLFGSESLFEAPPVTNTPSTRETTKMIQPQASSGVGQKKDKDKSTFPSIFDDNTDDLFQKVKPRSTTKKAKSSPFLEDDDDDEDIFGVSNSSTPSSTSSREIKNSSSFSKQDIFQDEVATVPKVHKKHKEKTLDASLFDDDIDIFADLKDTYKPKQKSKTKGEAKSIFDDNMDEIFSPSTVKPVTKAPNKSKKTSPSQETSAAAADSSNIFDDPLNALGGN; encoded by the exons ATGAGCGGCTTGCCGGAGGGAATGGCAAATGGCCCAAGCCGGAGTGAACACTTTGAGAATGATGCTCAGATTTGGGAGAGACCCTGGAGTCTTGAAGAAATGAGACAGAGCAGTGCCAGTTGGTCTTTAGCAGCTGATTCAGGA CTCTTCCTGTTTCTTCAAGACTTTTCCCAGAGGATGTTGTCAAAGACTCACGAGATTGAAAAGCAGTTGGACAGTCTGATCCGGGACACCAAGGCCACAGACAGCTGCCTGCACTCTGTCTTTAATGACTTTCTCATGCTCTCCAATACGCAGTTTAtagaaaat AGAGTATATGATGAAGAGGTGGAAGACAGTATACCGAAGCCTGATGCTTTGGAGAAACAGCCTGAACAG GAGAAGACTCGAGAGCAGAAAGAGGCAGAGCTGATCCCTAAGATGCAGGAAGCTGTGAATTATGGTCTTAAAGTACTGGAGTCAGCCTTTGAGCACCTGGACATTAAAGCAGGAAACTCTGACTCCGAGGACGAGGAGGCCACTGACAGAGTGGAGGCCATCCTTGAGCCAAAG gatCTTTATGTGGACAGGCCTCTTCCATACCTGATTGGTTCCCAGGCTTTCATGGAACAAGAGGACGTTGGACTTGGTGACCTCTCAAGTGATG AAATGTCAGTtgacagtgacagagacagtgtgATCGAGAGTGAAGATGGCAAAGAAGCAGTT CATTCAGATGAGGATTTTAATCAGGAGGAAGTTGAAGGTCACAATAATATTAAGAAG AAGTCGTCCATGTTGAgctatgatgatgatgatgatgatgatgatgaggatgaggacgaggacgaggacaTATTTGGAGACTCGGAcaaggatgatgatgatgacgacacAAAG AACACAGGCCCATCGTCCTTTGCTGATGAGCTGGCAGCTCGAATCAAAGGTGAACCAGTCAACAAACCAGAGGGGGATCGTGCAT CACTGGCATCTAAGAAGAAAAGTAAAGTCAAAAAAGAAGCAAAGCCTTCAAAGTCACAGG CAGCTGAGGACGACAGTGATGACATGTTTAAACCACCAAAGATGGATTAcgatgatgacgacgacgatgaCGACGAGTTCTCTCCATTTGGTGGAAAAAGTGGCCTCTTCAGTGGAGGGAAAGGCCTGtttgatgatgaggatgag GGTGATCTTTTCTCTGAGGCACCAAAACCTTTTGTGTCTGAAAAGAcaaaagtgatgaaagaaaGCACAAAAAGCACAGCTCAAACTGCAG AATCTGCTAAACCTGGAAAGAAGATTCCAGCAGGTGCCATTTCAATATTCCCAG ATAGCCTGTTCAGTTCAGGGAAGGCCTCTGATTCGGTGGAGAGCAAGGAGAATGGAACTCAAGCTCCCAAGACTAGTGCTCCTTCCAAAGCAGTTCCTGCAGGAGCTGTTGTTGCTGGAGGAGGGCTgtttgatgatgaagatgatgacctTTTCAATG CTGGCAAGGAGAAACCCAAACCCAAGACGACAATTGACCTTTTctatgaagatgatgaggatggCGACATATTCAGTGATAAGCATAGTGTACCAGTTCCAGCTCAGAGCAAGAAGGAGGCTGTCGTAGAGCAGACTAAACCTCCTGAGAAGAAG ATGCCAGCTGGGGCCATCTCCATGTTTGGTCCTGGGACTAAAAGCTTGCTCAGCGAGGGCCTGAAAAAGCGACAGCCATCGACCAGCGAGGAGTCTGAGAAGTCTGAG aatgGGCCCAAGCTGGATGTTGGAAAAACTGCTGTCAAGCTGTCTCCGAAACCGCAGACCAGAGGTCTCttctctgatgatgatgatgaagatacaCAA GTCTTTCCAACCATTCCTAGAAGTCAATCTAAACCTGAACCTACAAGTCAGAGCAAATCCAACAAggcctctttgtctttttttgatgatgatgaggaagaagag GATCTGTTTGCATCTGCATCTAAATCTAAACCAAAACCTAATCAAGCTAATGCCTCCACACTGCAGCCCACTAATACTGTGTCCAGCTTCCTCTTCAGCGATGATGAG GACCAGTGGATCAGTTCTAAAAGTAATGCTACAAAGCCCGAGTCCAACACAGTGGGGATAAAGCCCAGTGCCAGCGCCCCCTCCAGTCTCCCCAGTGCCAAAACATCTCAAAAGAGCAGCCTCTTTGACAACGATGAGGAGGATGATCTGTTTGCTCCAACAAAAGAGTCAAG TCAGAAAAAGCCTCAGAGAGTTTCTCTCTTGTTTGAAGAtgagggtgatgatgatgaaaataaaggtTCCTTCTTTGGCAATAAACCTactgtcaacacaaacactgcaactCCAGCTGCTGCTAAA ACACCTGCGGCCACCTCTCAGTCATCCACCCAATCACAGAAATCAGAGGAGGTCAAAGTTTCTCGGACGGTGGCAGAGGACAAATCTCCACAGGTGGAGAAGCTAGATGCAAAGACTCCTGAGCTActcccatcagcagcagcactggtGGTGAAtagggaaattaaaaagaagccCGCTGGAGCCGTCAGTCTCTTTGGAGGGATTGACGTTCTTGACAACAAGAAGCAAAAGAACCTTTTAGATGAACATGACAGTGATGACGACTTCCTCTCTAAAGCCAGCCCACCACCACTCGTTAAGAAGGAGGACAAGGAGGACGGGAAactcaaaacaaaaacctttagTCTCTTTGAAGATGAGAATGAAGATGAATCCACTTGGACTGATCCCATTTTCAGTAAACCCAcaggcagaaacacacagaag CCCACAGAAGAGCGTCCACAGACAAAGAGCACGGGTGTGTTCCAGGACGAGGAGCTGCTGTTCAGTCAGACGCAGCAGAAGGACAATGACCCAGATGTTGACCTCTTTGCCACCTCAGGGAAAGCTGCG AGCTCCAAGCACAGCCCAGTGAAGCCAGCAGCGGatagtctgtttgcagacgaggATGAGGATGACCTCTTCAGCTCCACCAAGCCAAAAGCTCCACCTCCG ATTGCAGAGAAACCCGGTAAACCTACTGATAGAGCTCCGCTGGCAAGCCCAGAATCTGTGTTAGAGATTCAG AAACCTGCTCCAAGCCCTGTAAAACCTAAAGATTCCTCATCAAGGATTGAGAAACTTCAA GCAAATCTGAAGATCAACCCTGTTGCATTGCTCCCTGGTGCTGCCCCCGTTAAGCCAGGGGCCATAAATGTTCTCCCTGGCATGGGTCCGAGCTCCTCCTCTGGGGTGTCCAGCTCCAGCCTGAGCCCCAGTCCTGCTACGACTCCTGTAGGACCCCGGATGGACACTGAGGGAGGAGTGAGCTTTGACACCCCGATCCAGGTTACGATACTGCAGAGCGCACATAAG AGTCGTGCCAAAGGTGCAATTCATCGCAGACCCCAGTCCAGAACGGCGAGACAGCAAGCTGCCCAGAGATCTCtggggggtgaggaggagaccCTGAGTGGAGAGGTTCCTGAACCATCTGGCTCAGTCTTACCCCTACCAGACAAATCCAGCCAGACGCAAGCCAGTCCAACACTACCTAACTCATCTGCACTTACAGCCTTGCCCACCACCTCATCTGTTCCACCTTCACTCCCTGAAATCTCTCCCAGACCCTCTGTACTGACGTTGTCAGCATCTGCAGACACTGAAAAGAAAGACTCTGGTAAGAGCATCCTCAGTACCAAGGTGTTGCTGTTGCCTGACGAGGATGACCTTTTTGGCTCCGAAAGTCTGTTTGAGGCCCCTCCAGTCACTAACACACCCTCCACCAGAGAAACTACCAAGATGATACAACCTCAGGCCAGTAGTGGGGTGGgacagaagaaagacaaagacaaaagcaCATTCCCATCAATTTTTGATGACAACACAGATGACCTTTTTCAAAAAGTCAAACCTAGGTCGACTACAAAGAAAGCTAAGTCGTCGCCCTTCTTAgaagatgacgatgatgacgagGACATCTTTGGAGTGAGCAACAGCTCCACTCCCTCATCCACCAGTAGTAGAGAAATCAAGAACAGCAGTAGTTTTTCAAAGCAGGACATCTTCCAG GATGAAGTAGCCACTGTGCCTAAAGTTCACAAGAAGCACAAAGAGAAGACCCTTGACGCCAGCTTGTTCGACGATGACATAGACATTTTTGCTGACCTTAAGGACACTTACAAACCGAAACAAAAATCCAAGACAAAGGGAGAGGCCAAGTCGATATTTGATGATAACATGg ATGAAATTTTCTCACCAAGCACAGTAAAACCAGTGACAAAGGCTCCTAATAAATCAAAGAAGACATCCCCATCACAGGAGaccagtgcagcagcagcagattccAGCAACATATTTGATGATCCACTTAATGCTCTTGGTGGGAACTGA